The Xiphophorus couchianus chromosome 14, X_couchianus-1.0, whole genome shotgun sequence genome includes a region encoding these proteins:
- the LOC114157137 gene encoding uncharacterized protein LOC114157137 has translation MSTSPTTNMTATAESSVTSLTNVSTTPASNMTATEVTVTSVSMAASTQFVPVSPNTTVLTLEANVTNAECGSKQLCIAEPPKCDPFVAGSCFFLAAKQESGRNFNFDLSGESNGYIAATLTGGGGQGDPTYICANSKGKVKFFSSILNNGVLNISQLNVNSVKGKIKGKAIQCRFLATVPEPKTRATTLGVAVSTGEYNDTNDGLGAPTSVIKVSAVDLANPDNNVTNEIANTTTPAPTGNSATTVAPTGVLISQLSTVITRKECGTTKLCAAEPSKCNPDAGENCYFLSVKQQSGQIYNFELSGQSDGYVAAGLSTSEIANGTHTAYICANENGNVRFFTGIIDNLVINHTSPQNSSNERGTVNGNKIQCTFSADLPDSSVRTANYALSVSTGTYDTKTLKLGKTTFRLLTSRTNLSDPTANLTNLLNNAPINYASSFFPALLVTVYMLAFTAM, from the exons ATGTCGACATCCCCAACCACCAATATGACAGCAACAGCAGAAAGCTCAGTGACAAGTCTCACCAACGTGTCGACAACCCCAGCCAGCAATATGACAGCAACAGAAGTCACCGTGACGAGTGTATCAATGGCAGCATCAACACAATTTGTCCCAGTGTCCCCAAACACAACAGTGCTAACCCTTGAG GCCAACGTCACTAATGCTGAGTGTGGATCCAAACAGCTGTGTATAGCTGAGCCCCCTAAGTGTGACCCCTTTGTAGCAGGGTCTTGCTTCTTCTTGGCTGCCAAGCAGGAAAGTGGTCGAAACTTTAACTTCGATCTCTCAGGAGAATCAAACGGATACATTGCAGCAACTCTGACAGGTGGCGGTGGGCAG GGAGACCCGACTTATATCTGTGCAAACAGCAAGGGCAAAGTCAAATTCTTTAGTTCGATCCTCAACAATGGTGTTCTGAATATTTCACAG CTCAATGTGAACTCAGTGAAGGGCAAGATCAAGGGCAAAGCAATTCAGTGCAGATTCCTTGCCACTGTTCCAGAACCAAAAACTCGAGCAACAACCCTCGGCGTTGCGGTTTCAACGGGAGAGTACAACGACA CTAACGATGGCCTGGGTGCTCCCACCTCTGTTATAAAGGTCAGCGCGGTAGATCTGGCAAACCCTGATAACAACGTAACCAACGAGATTGCCAACACAACAACCCCAGCACCGACCGGAAACAGTGCAACCACAGTGGCACCAACAGGGGTTCTCATCTCCCAACTTTCG ACAGTTATAACCCGGAAAGAATGTGGCACCACAAAGCTCTGTGCAGCCGAACCCTCAAAGTGCAATCCCGATGCTGGAGAGAATTGCTATTTCCTATCTGTCAAGCAACAAAGTGGCCAAATATACAACTTTGAGCTCTCAGGACAGTCAGATGGCTATGTTGCTGCTGGACTCTCAACCAGTGAAATTGCG AATGGCACTCACACGGCTTACATTTGTGCAAACGAAAATGGCAATGTCAGATTCTTCACTGGCATCATTGACAATTTGGTGATAAATCACACATCG CCGCAGAACTCAAGCAATGAGCGGGGCACAGTCAACGGCAACAAAATCCAGtgcacattttcagctgatctACCAGACAGTTCTGTCCGAACAGCAAATTATGCTTTGTCAGTTTCAACTGGAACTTACGACACCA AGACCTTAAAGCTGGGAAAAACAACGTTCCGATTATTGACAAGTCGTACAAACTTGTCAGATCCTACCGCTAACCTCACCAACCTGCTAAACAATGCCCCCATCAATTACgcttcctctttctttcctg CTCTGCTGGTCACCGTGTATATGCTGGCCTTCACAGCAATGTGA
- the LOC114157172 gene encoding putative ferric-chelate reductase 1, whose translation MDKRLILSVLLVVLTWEFMPTYAETNGTVALNSTATDNITETENTNITTVTSAKNATTVASTNINTTAASGIMHAIMTSISRQECGTSKLCVDTPSKCDPASGDCFFLSVKKQSNQTYTFELSGQAQGYISAGLSTDAYLNDSGIAYICANHNGDARFFAGFFNNLVPNVTDLLNVTEKHGSVNSSKIRCTFTADLPDTEKRAAGYAIGIFTGPYNSSTGELGLLKSKTQTTVVVDLSDPTSNLIGNSASFVYPVTHTHSFLPVLLATMCLLAFTAG comes from the exons ATGGATAAACGTCTGATCCTCAGTGTTCTGTTGGTGGTGCTGACCTGGGAATTTATGCCCACTTATGCTGAGACAAACGGTACGGTCGCATTAAATAGCACTGCAACAGACAAcataacagaaacagaaaataccAATATAACCACGGTAACATCGGCTAAGAACGCAACTACAGTGGCATCAACCAACATCAATACTACAGCAGCATCAGGCATCATGCATGCAATTATG ACCAGTATTTCTCGGCAAGAATGTGGCACCTCAAAGCTCTGTGTAGATACACCCTCAAAGTGCGATCCTGCCTCTGGAGACTGCTTTTTCCTTTCTGTCAAGAAACAAAGTAACCAAACGTACACCTTTGAGCTCTCAGGACAGGCACAGGGCTACATTTCTGCTGGTCTGTCAACTGATGCATATCTG AATGACAGTGGGATAGCTTACATCTGTGCGAACCACAACGGTGATGCGCGTTTCTTCGCTGGCTTCTTCAATAATCTTGTACCAAATGTGACGGAT TTGCTGAACGTAACTGAAAAGCACGGATCCGTCAACTCAAGTAAAATCCGGTGTACATTTACAGCTGATCTACCTGACACAGAAAAGCGAGCAGCAGGTTACGCTATTGGTATTTTTACTGGACCTTACAATTCCA GTACTGGGGAGCTGGGACTGTTAAAATCCAAAACTCAAACGACTGTCGTAGTTGACCTGTCAGACCCTACCTCCAATTTGATTGGCAACAGCGCTTCCTTTGTTTACccggtcacacacacacattcattttTACCAG TTCTGCTGGCCACCATGTGTTTGCTGGCTTTCACGGCAGGGTGA